From Wolbachia endosymbiont (group A) of Longitarsus flavicornis, the proteins below share one genomic window:
- a CDS encoding glycosyltransferase: MKILKVIHGYPPYYSAGSEVYSQTLAHELANNNEVQIFTRHENSFLPDFHYTTALDCSDSRILLNLINIPTTKYRYKFINEEVNIKFKRIIDNFQPDLIHFGHLNHLSITLPEVAFKENISTIFTLHDFWLMCPRGRFIQRNSEDLLRLCDGQKDQKCATQCYKGYFTGDEEFLNSDLNYWEQWVATRMKQTKKVVDYIDYFIAPSKFLMDKFTQDFNVPINKISYLDYGFDLNRLKNRNRVQEKEFIFGYIGTHTPEKGVDLLLKAFSHLSSKAKLRIWGAAREETKALKAIADQFPHAVKERIEWMGSYNNKNIVTDVFNKVDAIVVPSIWGENSPLVTHEAQQLSVPVITADYGGMAEYVRDGINGLLFKHRDTNSLSEKMQVLSTDQELYSELTQRGYLYTKNGNVLSISEHTEKLNKIYRNVIENKGKSVATKPGPWRITFDTNPDYCNFACVMCECFSPYSKVKEEKKAKGIKPKIMSIETIRKVIKEADGTPLREIIPSTMGEPLMYKSFDEIINLCHEFGLKLNLTTNGSFPIKGARKWAELLVPILSDVKISWNGATKETHERIMKGSKWEVVTENLKTFLEVRDKYFSDTGERCTVTLQLTFLESNLHELYDIVKMAIKNGIDRVKGHHLWAHFEEIKDLSMRRDELAISRWNTEVRRLYELRDNMLLPNGKKIKLENFTILSQEGIKDLAPGGQCPFLGKEAWINNEGKFSPCCAPDELRKTLGNFGNVNEVKLEEIWQSSEYLSLQKNYLNYKLCKTCNMRKPLIN; encoded by the coding sequence ATGAAAATATTAAAAGTTATTCATGGTTACCCTCCTTATTATAGCGCTGGTTCGGAGGTTTACAGCCAAACTCTTGCCCATGAACTAGCCAATAATAATGAGGTACAAATATTTACTAGGCATGAAAACAGCTTCTTACCTGATTTCCATTATACTACAGCTCTGGACTGTAGTGATTCCCGGATCTTACTGAATTTAATTAATATACCTACAACTAAATATCGTTACAAATTTATCAATGAAGAAGTAAATATAAAATTCAAAAGAATAATAGATAACTTTCAACCAGATCTTATACATTTTGGTCATCTTAATCATCTATCAATTACTTTACCAGAAGTTGCTTTTAAAGAAAATATATCTACAATTTTTACGCTACATGATTTTTGGTTAATGTGTCCAAGAGGAAGATTTATTCAACGTAATTCTGAAGATTTGTTACGGCTTTGTGATGGACAGAAGGATCAAAAATGTGCAACCCAATGTTACAAGGGGTATTTTACAGGAGATGAAGAATTCTTGAATTCAGACTTAAATTATTGGGAACAATGGGTTGCAACTAGAATGAAGCAAACAAAGAAAGTAGTGGACTATATAGATTACTTCATTGCTCCGTCAAAATTCTTAATGGATAAATTTACTCAAGACTTTAATGTTCCGATAAACAAAATTTCTTATCTTGATTATGGTTTTGATCTAAATCGTCTTAAGAATAGAAATAGGGTGCAAGAAAAAGAGTTTATTTTCGGTTATATAGGTACTCATACTCCCGAGAAAGGTGTTGACCTATTATTGAAGGCTTTTTCTCACTTATCATCTAAAGCAAAACTTAGAATTTGGGGAGCGGCAAGGGAAGAAACTAAAGCTTTAAAAGCAATTGCCGATCAGTTTCCACATGCTGTTAAAGAAAGGATAGAATGGATGGGAAGTTATAACAATAAAAATATAGTTACTGATGTATTTAATAAAGTTGATGCGATAGTTGTTCCTTCAATTTGGGGTGAAAATTCACCATTAGTCACACATGAAGCACAGCAACTGAGTGTACCAGTAATAACGGCTGATTATGGTGGCATGGCAGAATATGTAAGAGATGGAATAAACGGACTATTATTTAAGCATAGAGATACAAATAGTTTGTCAGAAAAAATGCAAGTCCTATCTACAGACCAGGAATTATACAGTGAACTGACCCAAAGAGGCTATCTTTATACTAAAAATGGTAATGTGCTTTCTATAAGTGAGCATACTGAGAAACTTAACAAAATTTACCGTAATGTTATTGAAAATAAAGGCAAATCAGTGGCTACAAAACCTGGTCCTTGGAGAATTACTTTTGATACTAATCCAGATTACTGCAACTTTGCTTGTGTAATGTGTGAATGCTTTTCACCATATAGTAAAGTTAAAGAGGAGAAGAAAGCTAAAGGGATAAAACCCAAGATAATGTCAATAGAAACTATCAGGAAGGTAATTAAGGAAGCAGATGGAACACCTTTAAGGGAAATCATTCCTTCTACTATGGGTGAGCCTTTAATGTATAAAAGCTTTGATGAAATAATCAATTTGTGCCATGAGTTCGGCCTTAAGCTTAACCTCACAACCAATGGTTCTTTTCCCATTAAAGGAGCTAGAAAATGGGCTGAACTATTGGTACCAATTTTATCTGATGTTAAGATTTCCTGGAATGGGGCAACTAAAGAAACTCATGAAAGAATCATGAAAGGTTCAAAATGGGAAGTAGTGACAGAAAATTTAAAAACTTTCCTTGAAGTTAGAGATAAATACTTTAGCGATACAGGTGAAAGGTGTACCGTTACTTTACAATTAACATTTTTGGAAAGTAATTTACATGAACTCTATGACATAGTTAAGATGGCCATAAAAAACGGCATAGATAGAGTTAAAGGACATCATCTTTGGGCACATTTTGAGGAAATTAAGGATCTATCTATGAGAAGAGATGAGTTAGCAATTAGTAGATGGAATACAGAGGTGAGAAGGTTATATGAGCTTAGAGATAATATGCTATTACCAAATGGTAAAAAGATAAAATTAGAAAATTTTACAATTCTTTCTCAAGAAGGTATTAAGGATTTGGCTCCAGGTGGTCAATGCCCATTTTTAGGTAAAGAAGCATGGATAAACAATGAAGGAAAGTTTAGTCCTTGCTGTGCTCCAGATGAACTCCGTAAGACATTAGGAAATTTTGGTAATGTTAATGAGGTTAAACTCGAGGAAATATGGCAGAGTAGTGAGTACCTAAGCTTACAAAAGAATTATTTAAATTACAAATTATGCAAAACATGCAACATGAGAAAACCTTTGATCAATTAA
- a CDS encoding NAD-dependent epimerase/dehydratase family protein, translating into MGILITGAAGLIGSALVEKLEKQGYEVISCDIRFRDNPLSFFSEDIMPLLAKCTGVIHLAAISRVIHGELYPKLCQKVNVDGTIQFLEFCKSLPNKPWFIYASSREVYGEQKELPVAESASINPINNYAKGKAFIEEQVINLKGSNFNVAILRFSNVYGGLLDHSSRVIPALCINALKGDPIRIEGKECVFDFTYLDDVIEGIYLTVKYLQNEKSSLPAIHLTTNSPCTLENLAKTILKVTESDSRIDFYPPRNFDVTKFHGDFTRAKELLGWSPKHSLKVGLGKFIKSLQNNTQEYPNNIDMVIYENIKSYSWLPSLL; encoded by the coding sequence ATGGGAATATTAATAACAGGTGCTGCAGGTTTGATAGGATCGGCTTTAGTAGAAAAGTTAGAAAAGCAGGGTTATGAAGTAATAAGCTGCGATATTAGGTTTCGCGACAACCCACTCAGTTTTTTTTCAGAAGATATAATGCCGCTACTCGCTAAGTGTACGGGGGTTATTCATCTGGCTGCAATTTCTCGAGTTATACATGGTGAGCTTTATCCTAAATTGTGCCAAAAAGTTAATGTCGATGGTACAATCCAATTCTTAGAATTCTGCAAGTCGCTTCCGAATAAACCATGGTTTATATATGCAAGCAGTAGAGAAGTATATGGAGAACAAAAGGAACTACCAGTTGCAGAGTCTGCTAGTATTAACCCAATAAATAATTACGCCAAAGGTAAAGCGTTTATTGAAGAACAAGTAATAAATTTAAAAGGTTCTAACTTTAATGTAGCAATATTACGCTTCTCAAATGTATATGGTGGTTTACTAGATCATAGTAGTAGAGTAATTCCTGCACTCTGTATCAATGCATTGAAAGGCGATCCAATTAGGATAGAAGGTAAAGAATGTGTTTTTGATTTTACCTATTTGGATGATGTTATAGAGGGTATATACTTAACTGTTAAATATTTACAAAACGAGAAATCTTCTCTTCCTGCTATTCATCTTACTACTAATAGCCCATGTACTTTAGAAAACTTAGCAAAAACAATATTAAAAGTCACGGAAAGTGATTCTAGAATTGATTTTTATCCTCCAAGAAATTTTGACGTAACTAAGTTCCATGGTGATTTTACTAGAGCTAAAGAGCTACTTGGTTGGTCTCCAAAGCATTCATTAAAAGTAGGATTAGGTAAATTTATAAAAAGTCTACAAAACAATACACAAGAATATCCTAACAATATAGATATGGTAATATATGAAAATATTAAAAGTTATTCATGGTTACCCTCCTTATTATAG
- a CDS encoding NTP transferase domain-containing protein, translated as MSNILIILAAGKSSRMNSEYSKALHQVGNFTLLEHIIHNAKPLSLKSLSIVINKPFLKELERFSTLKDIIDKYNIKLIIQENITGTGTAVKIALESLERLSDQDIVLIQYGDTPFISSDTVMRMTDCLKCNNKNLVLLGFNSQDKQYGRLVIDDNDNVQKVLKSEDEILLANSGIMVSYAKDLYTLIKEVKFNDSTNECCLNDIIPIAASNNLRAGYVVADEKEAMGVNNKEDLVKAERYFQANRRRQPTLLS; from the coding sequence ATGAGTAACATTTTGATAATATTAGCAGCAGGAAAGAGCAGTAGAATGAATTCTGAATATTCAAAAGCGTTGCACCAAGTGGGAAATTTTACTCTTTTAGAGCATATAATTCACAATGCAAAACCGCTGAGTTTAAAAAGTCTATCAATTGTCATTAACAAGCCTTTTCTAAAGGAGTTAGAAAGATTTAGTACCTTAAAAGATATAATTGATAAATATAATATAAAATTGATAATTCAAGAAAATATTACAGGTACTGGCACTGCAGTTAAAATTGCCCTAGAAAGCCTGGAGCGGTTATCTGACCAAGACATAGTTTTAATACAGTACGGAGACACCCCGTTTATATCTAGTGATACAGTTATGAGAATGACTGATTGTTTAAAGTGTAATAATAAAAATTTAGTTCTTCTTGGATTTAATAGTCAAGATAAGCAATATGGAAGATTAGTAATTGATGATAATGACAATGTTCAAAAAGTCTTGAAAAGTGAAGATGAAATTCTTCTTGCAAACTCTGGAATAATGGTTTCATACGCTAAAGATCTTTATACCCTAATAAAAGAAGTAAAATTTAATGATTCGACCAACGAATGTTGTCTTAATGATATAATACCCATTGCAGCAAGCAATAACTTACGTGCAGGTTATGTAGTCGCTGACGAAAAGGAAGCAATGGGGGTAAATAACAAAGAGGATTTGGTCAAAGCAGAACGTTATTTTCAGGCAAATAGAAGAAGACAACCAACCCTTCTTTCATAA
- a CDS encoding AAA family ATPase — translation MVQDFLTDVKEKNTLNYDFNNAVSHLEPLEQFDVEEIKRQLLLNIRSCLSYLFPRGTFHGDKFQIGDVQGNKGKSLKVELAYGKVGLWIDFATWDGGDIIDLWAAAHGKNAKIEFVEVISSISEWIGCNKRPTKEQKKITQWDYLDQDNQLIASKYRYDTASGKSYQPFDAKKSTFTAPEIRPLYNIPGITESDRVILVEGEKCAELLIEQGITATTAMFGAKAPIEKTDWTPLKGKHIIIWPDNDDPGKDYAQEAAKKLSGFGVASLSILKIPQDKPKSWDAADSVLEGMNVEEFILNNKSPYSSRKSKRIDTTIWTNIPPERKWVIKDWLPVGSVTALYGDGGVGKSLLAQQLMTAAAFGKPWLGIDLEKIKTYGVFCEDDEEELWRRQCAINEFYQSGMESSDFQDNVGLWSRAGHNNQLMVFNNKDTGQLTTYFQELLEDIKSFQPKLVVLDTAADLFGGNENDRSHVRQFIQGCCGRIAQAIKGAVLLLAHPSDAGIIRKTGTGGSTAWNNTVRSRWYLTRPDKANASPDERILSRKKSNYSQCNNGQMTLYWKNGAFVHDNSVLNSEPIIRDQYSKKLDLERMRKHEVILSLIRSSAYQGNIYTAGQFAKRFEGEEGLGSERNIRERINNLATLGQIKFFRNAAGYGTNSKYGFLCVQDMEFKVSVGDKVEHKLIKPTHYYLQANGAVLPIKDLDILW, via the coding sequence ATGGTACAAGATTTTTTAACTGATGTCAAAGAAAAAAATACTTTAAATTATGATTTTAACAACGCTGTCTCACATTTAGAACCATTAGAGCAATTTGATGTAGAAGAAATAAAAAGACAACTATTATTAAACATCAGATCATGCCTTTCTTATTTATTTCCAAGAGGAACTTTTCATGGTGACAAATTTCAGATAGGTGATGTACAAGGTAATAAAGGCAAAAGCCTCAAAGTTGAATTAGCGTATGGCAAGGTCGGATTATGGATTGATTTTGCAACTTGGGACGGTGGTGACATTATTGATCTTTGGGCAGCTGCACATGGGAAAAATGCTAAAATAGAATTTGTTGAAGTAATTTCTTCGATAAGTGAATGGATAGGATGTAACAAGCGACCTACTAAAGAGCAAAAGAAAATAACTCAATGGGACTATCTCGATCAGGATAATCAGTTGATTGCCAGCAAATATCGTTATGATACTGCTTCAGGAAAAAGTTATCAACCATTTGATGCTAAAAAATCTACCTTTACTGCACCTGAGATCAGGCCTCTGTATAACATTCCAGGCATCACTGAATCTGATAGAGTGATATTGGTAGAAGGGGAAAAATGTGCTGAGCTACTCATAGAACAAGGGATCACTGCAACAACAGCAATGTTTGGAGCAAAAGCACCTATTGAGAAAACTGATTGGACTCCACTTAAAGGTAAACACATTATTATATGGCCAGATAACGATGATCCTGGAAAAGATTATGCTCAAGAAGCCGCAAAAAAGCTTTCTGGTTTTGGAGTTGCATCACTTTCTATTCTCAAGATTCCTCAAGATAAGCCAAAATCTTGGGATGCTGCAGATAGTGTGCTAGAAGGAATGAACGTTGAAGAATTTATCCTTAACAACAAAAGCCCTTATTCTTCAAGAAAGTCAAAAAGAATTGATACTACAATTTGGACCAATATCCCTCCAGAAAGAAAGTGGGTTATTAAGGATTGGCTCCCTGTAGGAAGTGTTACAGCTCTCTATGGTGATGGTGGTGTTGGAAAATCTCTCCTTGCTCAACAATTAATGACAGCCGCTGCTTTTGGTAAACCTTGGCTTGGAATAGATCTGGAAAAAATAAAGACATACGGTGTGTTCTGTGAAGATGATGAAGAAGAACTTTGGCGTCGGCAATGCGCAATAAATGAATTTTATCAATCAGGTATGGAATCTTCTGATTTTCAGGATAATGTTGGCTTATGGTCACGAGCAGGGCACAATAATCAACTTATGGTTTTTAATAATAAAGATACTGGTCAATTAACTACTTACTTTCAAGAGTTACTTGAGGATATTAAATCGTTTCAGCCGAAGCTTGTGGTATTAGATACAGCAGCAGACCTATTTGGAGGAAATGAAAACGACCGTTCTCATGTGAGACAATTTATTCAAGGTTGTTGTGGTCGAATAGCTCAAGCAATAAAAGGAGCTGTTTTATTACTTGCCCATCCTTCTGATGCGGGAATAATACGTAAAACTGGTACAGGTGGTTCAACAGCATGGAATAATACAGTAAGGTCTCGTTGGTATTTGACTAGACCAGATAAAGCTAATGCTTCTCCTGATGAGAGAATTTTATCGCGCAAAAAATCTAACTATTCGCAGTGCAATAACGGGCAAATGACACTTTACTGGAAAAATGGGGCATTTGTACATGACAATTCAGTTTTAAATTCAGAACCAATAATCAGAGATCAATATAGTAAAAAGTTGGATTTAGAACGGATGAGAAAACATGAGGTTATCTTGAGTTTAATTCGCAGTAGCGCATATCAAGGTAATATTTATACTGCTGGACAATTTGCAAAGCGTTTTGAAGGAGAAGAGGGTCTTGGCAGTGAGCGCAATATTAGAGAAAGAATAAATAATCTTGCAACTCTTGGACAGATTAAATTCTTTCGTAATGCTGCAGGATATGGGACCAATTCTAAATATGGATTTCTTTGTGTGCAGGATATGGAATTTAAAGTTTCAGTAGGAGATAAAGTAGAGCACAAGTTAATAAAGCCAACACATTACTATCTACAAGCAAATGGTGCGGTCTTGCCTATTAAAGATTTAGATATTTTGTGGTAA